A single window of Cellulomonas sp. NTE-D12 DNA harbors:
- a CDS encoding TetR/AcrR family transcriptional regulator, with product MPRIQAPTVAEHRAAQRTALLDAARDLLSEGATEAPALADVAQRAGLARSSVYSYFSSREDLLDALVSDTFPRWSGYVHQRMARQSTPGGKVLAYVDANVHLVARGDHALAMTLASVARSDALAESTHLLHDELRTPLVAALREHGSSDPDRTAELVQALVYAVSRMVEDGVSERRARGLAHELLEPYLRRTPSTD from the coding sequence GTGCCCCGCATCCAGGCACCGACCGTCGCCGAGCACCGCGCAGCGCAGCGGACCGCCCTGCTCGACGCCGCCCGCGACCTGCTGTCGGAGGGTGCCACGGAGGCGCCGGCTCTGGCGGACGTCGCGCAGCGGGCGGGTCTGGCCAGGTCGAGCGTCTACTCCTACTTCAGCTCCCGGGAGGACCTGCTCGACGCCCTGGTCTCCGACACGTTTCCCCGCTGGTCCGGGTACGTGCACCAGCGGATGGCCCGCCAGTCGACGCCCGGCGGCAAGGTGCTGGCGTACGTCGACGCCAACGTGCACCTCGTCGCGCGCGGCGACCACGCGCTCGCGATGACCCTTGCCTCGGTCGCACGTTCGGACGCCCTCGCCGAGTCGACGCACCTGCTGCACGACGAGCTGCGCACGCCGCTCGTCGCCGCGCTCCGGGAGCACGGCAGCAGCGACCCGGACCGCACCGCCGAGCTGGTCCAGGCCCTGGTCTACGCCGTGAGCCGCATGGTGGAGGACGGCGTCAGCGAACGCCGCGCCCGCGGTCTCGCGCACGAGCTGCTGGAGCCCTACCTCCGGCGCACCCCGTCCACCGACTGA
- a CDS encoding glutamine amidotransferase encodes MTLHLVHLYPDEMNTYGDRGNRLTLLQRARWRGLDPVVHFVGIGDDLPDETDLVLGGGGQDSAQADIQADVLRKGDRLHQLVQDGVPMLMVCGTYQLLGRRFRTHEGEEIAGIGVFDVETIGGDRRLIGNAAVQTEAFGTLYGFENHSGRTRLGAGQEALGRVLRGNGNNGEDGTEGARTVNAIGTYLHGPLLPANPVLADALLSLALARRGEPAELEPIDEPLVERSRAEAASRGY; translated from the coding sequence ATGACGCTTCACCTGGTGCACCTGTACCCCGACGAGATGAACACGTACGGGGACCGTGGCAACCGGCTGACGCTGCTGCAGCGAGCCCGGTGGCGGGGGCTGGACCCGGTGGTGCACTTCGTCGGCATCGGTGACGACCTCCCGGACGAGACCGACCTGGTGCTGGGCGGCGGCGGACAGGACTCGGCCCAGGCGGACATCCAGGCGGACGTGCTGCGCAAGGGCGACCGGCTGCACCAGCTGGTGCAGGACGGCGTGCCGATGCTCATGGTGTGCGGCACGTACCAGCTGCTCGGCCGGCGGTTCCGTACGCACGAGGGCGAGGAGATCGCCGGCATCGGCGTGTTCGACGTGGAGACCATCGGCGGTGACCGACGGCTGATCGGCAACGCGGCGGTGCAGACCGAGGCGTTCGGCACGCTGTACGGCTTCGAGAACCACAGCGGCCGCACCCGGCTGGGCGCCGGCCAGGAGGCGCTGGGCCGGGTGCTGCGCGGCAACGGGAACAACGGGGAGGACGGCACCGAGGGCGCCCGGACCGTCAACGCGATCGGCACCTACCTGCACGGCCCCTTGCTGCCGGCGAACCCCGTGCTGGCGGACGCCCTGCTGTCCCTGGCGCTGGCGCGACGCGGTGAGCCGGCGGAGCTCGAGCCGATCGACGAGCCGCTGGTCGAGCGGTCCCGCGCGGAGGCGGCGAGCCGGGGGTACTGA
- a CDS encoding putative F420-0 ABC transporter ATP-binding protein, with product MELTIAGVGTRLGGRWVVDGVDATPPTGALTGLLGPNGAGKTTLLRLVAGLLVPQAGAVLVSDDEPGAAPTSTAGTAGAVPSRQVPVHLLPRRHRARRIALLEQESSSAVPLTVRDVVALGRIPYRSWWGTDDDPAAVDRALEAAEAAHLADRAWATLSGGERQRVQIARALAQEPALLLLDEPTNHLDVAAQLHLLAFVRNLGTTTVAALHDLNLAAAFCEHVLVLSAGRLAAAGHPADVLTPALLRQVYGVEAEVLTHPRTGRPVIAFTDRSPVGPTPRPQEDR from the coding sequence GTGGAGCTGACCATCGCGGGGGTCGGGACCCGGCTGGGCGGGCGGTGGGTGGTCGACGGGGTCGACGCGACGCCGCCGACCGGAGCGCTCACCGGCCTGCTGGGGCCCAACGGCGCCGGCAAGACGACGCTGCTGCGCCTGGTCGCCGGGCTGCTGGTGCCGCAGGCGGGCGCGGTGCTGGTGTCGGACGACGAGCCCGGTGCCGCGCCGACGTCCACGGCCGGCACGGCCGGCGCCGTCCCATCACGTCAGGTGCCCGTGCACCTGCTCCCCCGTCGGCACCGCGCCCGCCGCATCGCCCTGCTCGAGCAGGAGTCGAGCTCGGCCGTCCCGCTGACCGTCCGCGACGTCGTCGCGCTGGGCCGGATCCCCTACCGGTCGTGGTGGGGCACGGACGACGACCCCGCCGCCGTCGACCGCGCGCTCGAGGCCGCGGAGGCCGCCCACCTGGCCGACCGCGCGTGGGCCACGCTGTCCGGCGGCGAGCGTCAGCGCGTGCAGATCGCCCGCGCGCTGGCCCAGGAGCCCGCGCTGCTGCTGCTCGACGAGCCGACCAACCACCTGGACGTCGCCGCGCAGCTGCACCTGCTGGCGTTCGTGCGGAACCTCGGCACCACCACGGTGGCCGCCCTGCACGACCTCAACCTCGCCGCGGCCTTCTGCGAGCACGTCCTCGTGCTGTCCGCCGGTCGCCTGGCCGCCGCCGGCCACCCCGCCGACGTGCTCACGCCCGCCCTGCTGCGCCAGGTGTACGGCGTGGAGGCCGAGGTGCTGACCCATCCACGCACCGGACGGCCTGTCATCGCGTTCACCGACCGCTCCCCGGTCGGTCCGACCCCCCGACCCCAGGAGGACCGTTGA
- a CDS encoding MFS transporter — MTQPAAAPPAVPTPPSGPSGVLDRRAWAALLTIGFGVALVIMDATIVNVALPVVMADLHLTAADAQWLNASYALVFAAVLITVGRLGDLHGRRRLFAAGIVLFMAASLVAGLSGGAPQLIVARLVQGLGAAMVVPSTLSTLNATFTGRARAIGFAVWGSAIGGMAAIGPLLGGWLATDVSWRWAFWLNIPVGLLVVVGIVRVVPETRDATAAPGRDAWGVLLSAAGMGGIVFALIESSWFGWTRQPSGALSPVPFALVGGVLAVVAFVVVEQRRAAVGHHVLVDLSLLRLRTFRAGIVAALIVAFGEFGLLFTLPLLLQGTLGYTALGTGGVILCLAMGTFLVSAALPRLSGRMSQRAIVQTGLALEAVAVGGLALSLSTSISTLALCLWLFGYGVGVGMATAQLTSLLLSDVPVQESGQASGLQSTVRQLGSALGVALLGGLLVSTLASSTRANLGAVGLPTAAVDGLTTAVKDSAGIAIAGLQAAPGMHAAATAAADAMVHASQVTTGLAAVALALGLAATFALPRRAAR, encoded by the coding sequence GTGACCCAACCTGCCGCCGCACCCCCCGCCGTCCCCACCCCGCCGAGCGGGCCGTCCGGGGTGCTCGACCGTCGCGCCTGGGCGGCGCTGCTCACCATCGGGTTCGGCGTCGCGCTGGTGATCATGGACGCGACCATCGTCAACGTCGCCCTGCCGGTGGTGATGGCCGACCTGCACCTGACCGCCGCCGACGCGCAGTGGCTCAACGCCTCCTACGCCCTGGTGTTCGCCGCCGTGCTGATCACGGTGGGGCGGCTCGGCGACCTGCACGGGCGGCGGCGGCTGTTCGCCGCCGGGATCGTGCTGTTCATGGCGGCGTCCCTGGTCGCCGGGCTGAGCGGCGGTGCCCCCCAGCTGATCGTGGCCCGGCTGGTGCAGGGGCTCGGCGCGGCGATGGTGGTGCCGAGCACCCTGTCGACGCTCAACGCGACGTTCACCGGGCGGGCGCGCGCGATCGGGTTCGCCGTGTGGGGATCCGCGATCGGCGGCATGGCCGCCATCGGCCCCCTGCTGGGCGGCTGGCTGGCCACCGACGTGTCGTGGCGCTGGGCGTTCTGGCTGAACATCCCCGTCGGGCTGCTGGTGGTGGTCGGGATCGTGCGGGTGGTGCCGGAGACCCGGGACGCCACCGCGGCGCCGGGACGCGACGCGTGGGGTGTGCTGCTGAGCGCCGCGGGCATGGGCGGCATCGTGTTCGCGCTGATCGAGTCCTCCTGGTTCGGCTGGACGCGGCAGCCGTCCGGTGCGCTGTCCCCGGTGCCGTTCGCCCTGGTGGGCGGCGTGCTGGCGGTGGTCGCGTTCGTGGTCGTCGAGCAGCGTCGGGCCGCCGTCGGTCACCACGTGCTGGTGGACCTGTCGCTGCTGCGGCTGCGCACGTTCCGCGCGGGGATCGTGGCGGCGCTCATCGTCGCGTTCGGCGAGTTCGGGCTGCTGTTCACCCTCCCGCTGCTGCTCCAGGGAACCCTCGGCTACACCGCGCTGGGCACCGGCGGCGTGATCCTGTGCCTCGCGATGGGCACGTTCCTGGTCTCCGCCGCACTGCCGCGGCTGAGCGGCCGGATGTCCCAGCGGGCGATCGTGCAGACCGGGCTCGCGCTCGAGGCGGTCGCGGTCGGCGGGCTGGCGCTCAGCCTGTCGACCAGCATCTCGACGCTCGCGCTGTGCCTGTGGCTGTTCGGCTACGGGGTCGGTGTCGGCATGGCCACCGCGCAGCTGACCTCGCTGCTGCTGTCCGACGTGCCGGTGCAGGAGAGCGGACAGGCCTCCGGGCTGCAGAGCACCGTGCGCCAGCTGGGCTCGGCGCTGGGCGTCGCGCTGCTGGGCGGCCTGCTGGTGTCCACGCTGGCCTCGAGCACGCGCGCCAACCTGGGCGCCGTCGGCCTGCCGACGGCCGCGGTGGACGGCCTGACCACGGCGGTCAAGGACAGCGCGGGCATCGCGATCGCGGGCCTGCAGGCGGCGCCCGGCATGCACGCCGCAGCGACGGCCGCGGCGGACGCCATGGTGCACGCCAGCCAGGTGACCACGGGTCTGGCCGCCGTCGCGCTGGCCCTCGGCCTGGCCGCGACGTTCGCCCTGCCGAGGCGCGCCGCCCGCTGA
- the cofC gene encoding 2-phospho-L-lactate guanylyltransferase — translation MHDEHTDGAAAAPGGRTWTVVVPVKDARHGKTRLSAVLAAGHRADLVRAMALDTVEAALACDRVARVLVVTADPAVAEEASRLRRVTVVGEPSHAGRRSGLDAAVLAGAAAARRDLPAPVAVLLGDVPALQPSDLGDALTAADGVDRGLVADAPGTGTTMLTVGPSAELEPRFGTGSAAAHRALGHVPLDVPAASTLRRDVDVPADLRAAAALPLGPRTTALIAQLPRLV, via the coding sequence GTGCACGACGAGCACACAGACGGCGCGGCGGCGGCGCCCGGCGGGCGGACGTGGACCGTGGTGGTGCCCGTCAAGGACGCCCGGCACGGCAAGACGCGCCTGTCGGCGGTGCTGGCGGCCGGCCATCGGGCCGACCTGGTGCGGGCGATGGCGCTCGACACGGTCGAGGCGGCGCTCGCGTGCGACCGGGTGGCCCGCGTGCTGGTGGTGACGGCGGACCCCGCGGTGGCCGAGGAGGCGTCCCGGCTCCGGCGCGTGACGGTGGTGGGCGAACCGTCGCACGCGGGTCGGCGCAGCGGGCTGGACGCGGCGGTGCTCGCGGGCGCCGCAGCAGCCCGGCGCGATCTGCCGGCGCCGGTGGCCGTGCTGCTCGGTGACGTGCCGGCGCTGCAGCCGTCCGACCTGGGGGACGCGCTCACCGCGGCGGACGGCGTGGACCGCGGTCTGGTGGCCGATGCACCCGGTACGGGTACGACGATGCTGACCGTCGGGCCGTCCGCCGAGCTGGAGCCGCGGTTCGGGACGGGGTCGGCGGCGGCCCACCGGGCGCTGGGGCACGTGCCGCTCGACGTCCCGGCGGCGTCCACGCTGCGTCGGGACGTCGACGTCCCGGCCGACCTCCGGGCGGCGGCGGCACTCCCGCTGGGGCCGCGTACGACGGCGCTGATCGCGCAGCTGCCCCGGCTGGTCTGA
- a CDS encoding PQQ-binding-like beta-propeller repeat protein, which translates to MRRTGPLVAVSVSALLILSACTAGPSGTAHSTSAADSASRPPSSAPATSSAATAAPSPTATSTTAWPPAAPAGTPGYLAPGSDPSVLPGPILIADKKNNRLVVVSPQGQVLWQWPQAGDLAPGQTFLIPDDAFFTPDGKSIVATEEDNFVITQIDIASRKIVWRYGTPGTHGSGPNQLWNPDDGMMLPDHTVIAPDIKNCRIVDLSPSSQSPLWTLGTLGSCQHNPPSHFGSPNGVFPLPNGHFLVTEINGDWVEEMDRSGHVYWSTHPPTITYPSDSSQYKPGQYVTVDYSNPGQVVVFDQSGKAIWRWNPSSGDGRLNHPSLAEGLPNGDVILNDDANHRVIVLDPTQNKIVWQYGHTGQAGDQPGYLNTPDGLDPVPPHSYATVVGLTAPAPGAW; encoded by the coding sequence ATGAGACGAACGGGCCCGCTGGTCGCCGTGTCGGTGTCCGCCCTCCTGATCCTGTCCGCCTGCACGGCCGGTCCGTCGGGCACCGCGCACTCGACGTCCGCAGCGGACTCCGCCTCCCGCCCGCCGTCGTCCGCACCGGCGACCAGCTCGGCCGCCACCGCCGCCCCGAGCCCGACGGCGACGTCCACGACGGCGTGGCCGCCCGCGGCGCCCGCCGGCACCCCCGGCTACCTGGCGCCCGGCTCGGACCCCAGCGTGCTGCCCGGTCCGATCCTCATCGCGGACAAGAAGAACAACCGGCTCGTGGTGGTCAGCCCGCAGGGGCAGGTGCTGTGGCAGTGGCCGCAGGCCGGTGACCTCGCACCGGGCCAGACGTTCCTCATCCCCGACGACGCCTTCTTCACGCCGGACGGCAAGAGCATCGTCGCGACGGAGGAGGACAACTTCGTCATCACCCAGATCGACATCGCCAGCCGCAAGATCGTCTGGCGCTACGGCACCCCCGGCACGCACGGGTCGGGTCCGAACCAGCTGTGGAACCCGGACGACGGCATGATGCTGCCGGACCACACGGTCATCGCCCCGGACATCAAGAACTGCCGGATCGTCGACCTGTCACCGTCCTCGCAGAGCCCGCTCTGGACGCTCGGCACCCTCGGCTCGTGCCAGCACAACCCGCCGTCGCACTTCGGCAGCCCCAACGGCGTGTTCCCGCTGCCGAACGGCCACTTCCTGGTGACCGAGATCAACGGCGACTGGGTCGAGGAGATGGACCGCTCGGGGCACGTCTACTGGTCCACGCACCCGCCGACCATCACCTACCCGTCCGACTCCAGCCAGTACAAGCCGGGTCAGTACGTCACGGTCGACTACTCGAACCCCGGCCAGGTGGTGGTGTTCGACCAGTCCGGCAAGGCGATTTGGCGGTGGAACCCGAGCAGCGGCGACGGGAGGCTGAACCATCCGTCGCTCGCCGAGGGCCTGCCGAACGGCGACGTCATCCTCAACGACGACGCCAACCACCGCGTGATCGTGCTGGACCCGACGCAGAACAAGATCGTCTGGCAGTACGGGCACACCGGCCAGGCGGGTGACCAGCCGGGGTACCTCAACACCCCGGACGGGCTGGACCCGGTGCCGCCGCACTCGTACGCCACCGTCGTCGGGCTGACGGCCCCCGCTCCGGGCGCCTGGTAG
- a CDS encoding antibiotic biosynthesis monooxygenase produces MVVTILQAEVDPARAADLVGAYREGVGELEPGIVETYLLHDARDDTQWRIVTVWASLEALDAMRAAGLTPRGVQFFAAAGAAATLTVLGVVEHASA; encoded by the coding sequence ATGGTCGTCACGATCCTGCAGGCCGAGGTCGACCCGGCGCGGGCGGCGGACCTGGTCGGCGCCTACCGGGAGGGCGTCGGGGAGCTGGAGCCGGGCATCGTCGAGACGTACCTGCTGCACGACGCCCGCGACGACACGCAGTGGCGGATCGTCACCGTGTGGGCGTCGCTCGAGGCGCTCGACGCGATGCGGGCCGCCGGGCTGACGCCGCGAGGCGTGCAGTTCTTCGCCGCGGCGGGCGCAGCGGCGACGCTCACGGTGCTGGGTGTCGTCGAGCACGCATCGGCCTGA
- the cofD gene encoding 2-phospho-L-lactate transferase yields the protein MRITVLSGGVGGARFTRGLLALLRDRLPDGAGGTTAQVTVVANTGDDMWLHGVRVCPDLDTLMYTLGDAVHEGQGWGRRDETSRVSDDLAAYGLGWEWFTLGDLDLATHLARTQLLQEGLTLSQVTARLAQRWDLGVRLLPMSDQPVETHVELVDGRTVHFEEWWVRLRAGVPARRFVQAGLEVATAAPGVIEALTEADVVLLPPSNPVVSIGTILAVPGVRAALAGTAAPVVGVSPVIGGAPVRGMADACLAAIGVETSAAAVAHHYGARSTGGILDGWLVDDADAGAVPELALAGLAAAATGTLMSDVPTTARIAAAALSLVDRLP from the coding sequence TTGAGGATCACCGTGCTGTCCGGCGGCGTCGGCGGCGCCCGGTTCACCCGCGGCCTGCTGGCGCTGCTGCGCGACCGGCTGCCGGACGGCGCCGGCGGCACCACGGCACAGGTGACGGTGGTGGCCAACACCGGGGACGACATGTGGCTCCATGGTGTCCGCGTCTGCCCCGACCTGGACACGCTGATGTACACGCTCGGCGACGCGGTGCACGAGGGCCAGGGCTGGGGTCGGCGGGACGAGACGAGCCGGGTCTCGGACGACCTCGCCGCGTACGGCCTCGGCTGGGAGTGGTTCACGCTGGGCGACCTCGACCTGGCCACGCACCTGGCGCGGACGCAGCTGCTGCAGGAGGGGCTGACGTTGTCGCAGGTCACCGCGCGGCTGGCCCAGCGATGGGACCTGGGCGTGCGGCTGCTGCCGATGAGCGACCAGCCGGTGGAGACCCACGTCGAGCTGGTCGACGGCCGGACCGTGCACTTCGAGGAGTGGTGGGTGCGCCTGCGGGCCGGCGTGCCGGCCCGGCGCTTCGTGCAGGCGGGGCTCGAGGTCGCGACGGCGGCACCTGGTGTGATCGAGGCGCTGACCGAGGCGGACGTGGTGCTGCTGCCCCCGTCCAACCCCGTGGTGTCGATCGGCACGATCCTCGCGGTGCCGGGCGTACGTGCCGCGCTGGCGGGGACGGCCGCACCGGTGGTCGGCGTCAGCCCGGTGATCGGCGGTGCGCCCGTGCGCGGCATGGCGGACGCGTGCCTGGCGGCGATCGGCGTGGAGACCTCCGCGGCCGCGGTCGCCCACCACTACGGAGCACGGTCGACCGGCGGCATCCTGGACGGCTGGTTGGTGGACGACGCGGACGCCGGCGCGGTGCCGGAGCTGGCCCTGGCCGGTCTCGCGGCCGCCGCGACCGGCACCCTGATGAGCGACGTGCCGACCACCGCCCGGATCGCCGCTGCGGCGCTGTCCCTGGTGGACCGGCTGCCGTGA
- a CDS encoding kelch repeat-containing protein, with the protein MPARRVPGTAAVLAVGVATAGLVAACSPSAPAPASTRASAAVSSGGVPAASAATPAASAPGASASAASAGRLTVTTLATHLPTPSSRMVVLAVGDRLLLLGGLAGGSTTANVLTLDPGTGATSVVGHLAQPTHDAGGAVLGGRAVVLGGGVNASTDPVQAIATTGGTGTVVGHLPQARSDHAVAVDGGTAYVVGGYAATAELADVLATTDGTTFRTVAHLPTTVRYAAAAVAGGALWVLGGEHSGTPVDLVQRIDLTSGAVTVAGHLPAPLSHAAAATLGGAVLVVGGTRGAAHQDVVYRLDPASGQVTAVGHLPAPTSDPGMAVLGDSAYVVGGETADAAGKTSALSTVVRIQPAP; encoded by the coding sequence ATGCCCGCACGACGGGTCCCCGGAACGGCTGCTGTGCTGGCGGTGGGCGTGGCCACAGCGGGCCTGGTCGCGGCGTGCAGCCCGTCGGCACCGGCACCGGCGAGCACGCGGGCCTCGGCCGCCGTGAGCTCCGGTGGCGTGCCGGCCGCATCCGCCGCGACGCCCGCGGCCTCGGCGCCCGGCGCATCGGCGTCGGCCGCCTCGGCCGGCCGGCTCACCGTCACCACGCTCGCCACGCACCTGCCGACGCCGTCGTCCCGCATGGTGGTGCTGGCCGTCGGCGACCGCCTGCTGCTGCTCGGCGGCCTGGCGGGGGGCTCCACCACGGCGAACGTCCTCACGCTGGACCCCGGCACCGGCGCCACCTCGGTGGTGGGGCACCTGGCGCAGCCGACCCACGACGCCGGTGGTGCGGTGCTCGGCGGGCGCGCCGTGGTGCTGGGCGGCGGCGTGAACGCGTCGACGGACCCGGTGCAGGCGATCGCGACCACCGGCGGCACCGGGACCGTGGTGGGCCACCTGCCGCAGGCGCGGTCCGACCACGCGGTGGCGGTGGACGGCGGAACGGCCTACGTGGTCGGCGGGTACGCCGCGACGGCCGAGCTGGCGGACGTGCTGGCCACCACGGACGGGACGACGTTCCGCACCGTGGCGCACCTGCCGACCACCGTCCGGTACGCCGCCGCGGCCGTGGCCGGCGGGGCGCTGTGGGTGCTGGGCGGGGAGCACTCCGGCACGCCGGTCGACCTGGTGCAGCGCATCGACCTGACGAGCGGCGCCGTCACCGTCGCCGGGCACCTGCCGGCGCCGCTCTCGCACGCTGCGGCGGCCACCCTCGGCGGGGCGGTGCTCGTGGTCGGCGGCACGCGCGGCGCCGCGCACCAGGACGTCGTGTACCGCCTGGACCCGGCGTCCGGGCAGGTGACCGCCGTCGGGCACCTGCCGGCGCCCACCTCGGACCCGGGGATGGCGGTGCTCGGGGACTCCGCCTACGTCGTCGGCGGTGAGACCGCGGACGCGGCCGGGAAGACGTCCGCGCTCTCGACCGTCGTCCGGATCCAGCCGGCTCCCTAG
- a CDS encoding putative F420-0 ABC transporter permease subunit, which produces MAAGVRRLPLTVLVAVGVVALVVTVLVAVTIGPAHLAVSEVARSIGVHLHLLGAGGVAPVPTLHDAIVWQLRLPRVLTAAAVGAGLALSGAVMQSLTRNPLADPYLLGLSSGASLGAVAVLVVGVALVLPVAAFAGALLALVGTLTLARAGGTLTPGRAVLAGLAVSQLAAAGTSFVIFWTATGDSYREILAWLMGSLAGATWRSVAISAGALLVVGTVLVLSGTRLDAFTFGDTSAAALGLHVDRTRWTLMTLVALLTGAMVAVSGAIGFVGLVLPHIVSALTGPAHRRLLPVAALAGGTFLVWADTLARTAFDPRELPVGIVTALIGVPVFAVLLRRGQGSAWS; this is translated from the coding sequence GTGGCAGCAGGGGTCCGTCGTCTCCCGCTGACCGTCCTCGTGGCGGTCGGCGTGGTGGCGCTCGTCGTCACGGTGCTGGTGGCCGTGACGATCGGGCCCGCGCACCTGGCGGTGAGCGAGGTGGCGCGCAGCATCGGCGTGCACCTGCACCTGCTCGGAGCCGGTGGGGTGGCGCCCGTGCCGACGCTGCACGACGCGATCGTGTGGCAGCTGCGGCTGCCGCGGGTGCTCACCGCCGCGGCGGTCGGGGCGGGCCTCGCGCTGTCCGGCGCGGTGATGCAGTCGCTGACCCGCAACCCCCTGGCTGACCCGTACCTGCTGGGCCTGTCCTCCGGGGCCTCGCTGGGCGCCGTCGCGGTGCTGGTGGTCGGGGTCGCACTGGTGCTGCCGGTCGCCGCCTTCGCCGGTGCGCTGCTGGCGCTGGTCGGCACGCTGACACTGGCCCGGGCCGGCGGGACGCTGACGCCGGGTCGGGCGGTGCTGGCGGGGCTGGCGGTGTCCCAGCTCGCGGCGGCCGGCACGTCGTTCGTCATCTTCTGGACGGCCACCGGCGACTCCTACCGGGAGATCCTCGCGTGGCTGATGGGGTCGCTGGCCGGAGCGACGTGGCGGTCGGTCGCCATCTCGGCGGGGGCGCTGCTGGTGGTCGGCACCGTGCTGGTGCTCAGCGGGACACGGCTGGACGCCTTCACGTTCGGGGACACGAGCGCCGCGGCGCTCGGCCTGCACGTGGACCGCACGCGGTGGACGCTGATGACGCTCGTTGCCCTGCTGACCGGCGCGATGGTGGCGGTCAGCGGCGCGATCGGGTTCGTCGGGCTGGTGCTGCCGCACATCGTCTCGGCGCTGACCGGGCCGGCGCACCGGCGGCTGCTGCCGGTGGCGGCCCTAGCGGGCGGCACGTTCCTGGTCTGGGCGGACACGCTGGCGCGCACCGCATTCGACCCGCGGGAGCTGCCGGTCGGCATCGTCACCGCGCTGATCGGGGTGCCGGTGTTCGCTGTGCTGCTGCGACGGGGGCAGGGGTCGGCGTGGAGCTGA
- a CDS encoding radical SAM protein — protein MPVGTALAGAADVVRLLDAPAGAYVHVPFCSSICPFCPYNKVRLGDVPAMPYLEALRREVDAVVDAHTARFGSFTSLYVGGGTPTLFPEVLADLVERVPTAGRRAVEVLPTHATPARLDALAAAGFDAVSIGAQSFHDPVLRRLGRPHDADASRRAVLAAVGRFAVVDVDLIVDVALPGSSPAAATAVRAFLDDVAWCFETGADQVSTYPLMRFGYTPFGVARHARRREHAVLSQVAELARRRGYERRSVWTFNRLGSAPYTSITRRRFLGMGAGASSVTGKDLLVNHFGLAAYEAAVAAGRVPVARRFHLGALGGAAYEAFWQAYAGAVDPATLAATYGLRGAGPVRGLTAVARAAGLVTPDDGLLRLTPRGYDVFHDLERAVTYGLIEPLWAQMLREHADVAGQPAGGWARPARGRSGPVWWLARTLTERRVPDGARPAERS, from the coding sequence ATGCCCGTCGGGACGGCGCTCGCTGGGGCCGCCGACGTGGTGCGGCTGCTCGACGCCCCGGCCGGCGCCTACGTGCACGTCCCGTTCTGCTCGTCCATCTGCCCGTTCTGCCCCTACAACAAGGTGCGGCTGGGCGACGTGCCCGCGATGCCGTACCTGGAGGCGCTCCGGCGGGAGGTCGACGCGGTCGTCGACGCGCACACGGCCCGGTTCGGGTCGTTCACCTCGTTGTACGTCGGGGGCGGGACGCCCACCCTGTTCCCGGAGGTGCTGGCCGACCTGGTCGAGCGCGTGCCGACGGCGGGACGTCGAGCCGTCGAGGTGCTGCCGACGCACGCCACGCCCGCACGGCTCGACGCGCTGGCCGCCGCGGGGTTCGACGCGGTCAGCATCGGTGCGCAGTCGTTCCACGACCCGGTGCTGCGTCGGCTGGGTCGGCCGCACGACGCGGACGCCTCCCGCCGGGCGGTGCTGGCGGCCGTCGGGCGCTTCGCCGTGGTCGACGTGGACCTCATCGTCGACGTCGCCCTGCCGGGGTCGTCGCCGGCGGCCGCGACCGCCGTCCGCGCGTTCCTCGACGACGTCGCCTGGTGCTTCGAGACCGGTGCCGACCAGGTGTCGACCTACCCGTTGATGCGCTTCGGGTACACGCCGTTCGGCGTCGCGCGGCACGCCCGCCGCCGCGAGCACGCCGTGCTGTCGCAGGTGGCGGAGCTCGCCCGTCGCCGCGGGTACGAGCGCCGCTCGGTGTGGACGTTCAACCGCCTGGGCAGCGCGCCGTACACGTCGATCACCCGGCGCCGGTTCCTCGGCATGGGTGCCGGCGCCTCGTCGGTCACGGGCAAGGACCTGCTGGTGAACCACTTCGGCCTGGCGGCGTACGAGGCGGCGGTCGCCGCCGGCCGGGTGCCCGTCGCCCGGCGCTTCCACCTCGGCGCGCTCGGCGGCGCGGCGTACGAGGCGTTCTGGCAGGCGTACGCCGGTGCGGTCGACCCGGCCACCCTCGCGGCGACCTACGGCCTGAGGGGTGCCGGACCGGTGCGCGGGCTGACGGCGGTGGCCCGAGCCGCCGGGCTGGTCACGCCGGACGACGGGCTGCTGCGGCTGACGCCGCGCGGCTACGACGTGTTCCACGACCTCGAGCGTGCGGTGACGTACGGGCTCATCGAGCCGCTGTGGGCGCAGATGCTGCGCGAGCACGCCGACGTGGCGGGGCAGCCCGCGGGGGGCTGGGCCCGACCGGCCCGCGGGCGTAGCGGCCCGGTGTGGTGGCTGGCCCGGACGCTGACGGAACGCCGGGTGCCCGACGGTGCCCGGCCCGCTGAGAGGAGCTGA